CGCGGTGTGCCCGCCTGAGAATACCACCGCTTGAACTGGCTCAGATCGCGGCCTGTGGCGTCCTCGAAAACCTTCAGCCAGTCCTCGATCGTCGCGGCTTGCCCGTCATGGCGGTCGAAATAGAGCGACAGCGCCTTGTCATAGCCCTCGGGCCCGACCAACCGGCGCAGCATGCCGATCACCTCGGCCCCCTTCTCGTAAACCGTCGCGGTGTAGAAGTTGTTGATCTCGGTAAAGCTCTCGGGTCGCACGGGATGGGCCAGCGGGCCGTTGTCTTCCCGGAACTGGCGGGCGCGGAGCGTGATGACATCCTCGATCCGCTTCACCGCGTGGGACCGTGCATCGCCCGCGAATTGCTGGTCGCGGAACACGGTCAGCCCCTCTTTCAGGCACAGTTGAAACCAGTCCCGGCAGGTGATGCGGTTGCCCGTCCAGTTGTGGAAATATTCATGCGCGATGATGCGTTCGATATTCTCATAATCGCGGTCGGTGGCGGTTTCGGGGCTGGCCAGAACATAGCGGGAGTTGAAGATGTTCAGCCCCTTGTTCTCCATCGCGCCCATGTTGAAATCGTCCACGGCCACGATGTTGAACACGTCAAGGTCATAGGCCCGGCCGTACACCTCTTCGTCCCAGCGCATCGAACGGACCAGCGAATCCAGCGCATAGTCCGCCTTGCCCTGGTCGGCGGGCCGGACCCAGATGTTCAGGTCGACCTTGCGGCCCTCGGACGTTGTGAAGGTGTCGGAAGTCGCCAACAGCTCGCCCGCCACCAGCGCGAAGAGATAGCTGGGTTTCGGCCACGGGTCATGCCATTCGGCCCAGCCTTCGCCCGCGCCCACGGGGTTGCCGTTCGACAGTAGAACGGGCAGATCGCTTTCCACGCGGACATGGAACGGGGCCATCACGTCGGGGCGGTCGGGGTAGTAGGTGATCTTGCGGAAGCCCTCGGCCTCGCACTGGGTGCAGTACATGCCGTTGGACATGTAAAGGCCTTCCAACGCCGTGTTGGCCTCTGGCGCGATCTCGACTTCGGATTCCCATGTGAAGGGCGCGTCGGGCACGGCGCAGGTCAGCCCCTCTGCGGTCAGGTCGGGGGAAACCGGCGCGCCGTCGATGGACGCGGCAATCAGCTTTAGCCCCTCTCCATGCAGGAAGAACCGGGTATCGGACGCCGCGGGATTGGGCCGGAACGCGATCTTCGACAGCACGCGCGTTGCGGTGGGGTGCAGGCGAAAGGTCAACTCCACCCTGTCCACCAGATAGGCCGGCGGCGTGTAATCCTTCAGATAGACCGGTTGCGGCGCGGCATCTTTCATCGGGCTCTCCTCAAATATTTCCCAAGACCTATCTTTTCGCGCGTCAAGCGCAAGATGCCTGCATTGCGCGCAGCGATGTTCGATTTATGTTCCGATCATGGACGTGACGATTCTCTGGTTCAAGCGCGACCTGCGGGTCGCGGATCACCCGGCGCTGGCCGTTGCGGCGGCTGGGGAGGGCGCCGTGCTGCCCCTTTATATCGTTGAGCCCGATTACTGGGCGCTGCCCGACACATCGGCGCGGCAATGGCGGTTCACGGCGGAGTCATTGCGCGATTTGGGGGAAGCGCTGACCGGTCTGGGCGTCCCCTTGCAGGTGGCGGTCGGCGACGCGGTTCAGGTGCTCGACGCTCTGGCGGAGCGTTACCGCGTGGTCCGGTTGGTCAGTCATGAAGAAACCGGAAATGGCTGGACCTATGCGCGCGACAAGGCGGTGGCAGCCTGGGCACGCGGGCGCGGGATCTTGTGGCAGGAATGCCCGCAATCGGGCGTGGTGCGGCGCTTGAAAGGGCGCGACGGGTGGTCGACCGCGCGCGACGGGTTCATGCGGCAGCCAGTGATAGAGGCGCCGAAGGCGCTGCGCGGCCAGCCCGGTCTGGTGCGGGGGCGATCCCGGATGCCCGCGATCTGGGTCTGTCCTTCGATCCCTGCCCCGGACGGCAGAAAGGCGGCCGGGCCGAGGGGCTGGCCCTGCTGGACAGCTTCCTGACGGTGCGGGGACAGGACTATCGCTGCGCCATGTCGTCACCGCTCTCGGGCGCTTCTGCCTGTTCGCGCCTGTCGCCGCATATCGCGCTGGGCACAGTGTCGCTGCGCGAGGTGGAGCAGGCCAATGCGGCCCGGCGGCGCACGGTCAAGGGGACGCGGGACGGCTGGTCCGGCAGCCTGAGAAGCTTCTCGGCGCGTCTGGCCTGGCGCGACCACTTCATGCAAAAGCTGGAGGATGAGCCGGCGTTGGAGGTCCGTTGCCTGCACGCCGCCTATGAGGGCCTGCGCCCGAAGGAGCCGGACGCCGGGCGTCTGGCGGGATGGGAAAAGGGCGAAACCGG
The genomic region above belongs to Rhodovulum sp. P5 and contains:
- the pepN gene encoding aminopeptidase N — translated: MKDAAPQPVYLKDYTPPAYLVDRVELTFRLHPTATRVLSKIAFRPNPAASDTRFFLHGEGLKLIAASIDGAPVSPDLTAEGLTCAVPDAPFTWESEVEIAPEANTALEGLYMSNGMYCTQCEAEGFRKITYYPDRPDVMAPFHVRVESDLPVLLSNGNPVGAGEGWAEWHDPWPKPSYLFALVAGELLATSDTFTTSEGRKVDLNIWVRPADQGKADYALDSLVRSMRWDEEVYGRAYDLDVFNIVAVDDFNMGAMENKGLNIFNSRYVLASPETATDRDYENIERIIAHEYFHNWTGNRITCRDWFQLCLKEGLTVFRDQQFAGDARSHAVKRIEDVITLRARQFREDNGPLAHPVRPESFTEINNFYTATVYEKGAEVIGMLRRLVGPEGYDKALSLYFDRHDGQAATIEDWLKVFEDATGRDLSQFKRWYSQAGTPRVRVTDAFSDGTYTLNVEQATPPTPGQADKAPQVIPLAVGLIGPNGDEVVPTTVLEVAEAAQEFTFEGLGAKPVPSLLRGFSAPVILERETSAEERAFLLAHDTDPFNKWEAGRALAKDVLVAMITANAAPAPAYLDALAAMARDETLDPAFRALALRLPSEDDMAETLHSAGITPDPLAIHAARETLKTAVAAHLGPIWSALYDQMTCPGPYSPGAADAGRRSLRLAALGHMARLDGGNSARSHFANANNMTDELGALSILLEIGSGEEELDRFARRWVHDRLVMDKWFALQTSLAAPDRAVATTRALTDHPDFNWKNPNRFRAVIGGLTMNAAGFHDPSGAGYDLVADWLIRLDGVNPQTAARMSTAFETWSRYDSARQGRIRAALQRIAGQDGLSRDMGEMVGRLLATGPQGA
- a CDS encoding deoxyribodipyrimidine photo-lyase encodes the protein MDVTILWFKRDLRVADHPALAVAAAGEGAVLPLYIVEPDYWALPDTSARQWRFTAESLRDLGEALTGLGVPLQVAVGDAVQVLDALAERYRVVRLVSHEETGNGWTYARDKAVAAWARGRGILWQECPQSGVVRRLKGRDGWSTARDGFMRQPVIEAPKALRGQPGLVRGRSRMPAIWVCPSIPAPDGRKAAGPRGWPCWTAS